In Pseudomonas lalkuanensis, the following are encoded in one genomic region:
- a CDS encoding TolC family outer membrane protein codes for MRTLTPLWSGMFLALTATQIQAMTLTDAIQSTLDKHPELLSSAQNRLVADEEVKVAKGGYLPTVDLITGVGREQTDSPTTRELGDHNKETLNYRDAELRLRQMLFDGFNTPNEVARTKAVVNSRAYFTLGTAESLALRTVEVYLDVLKRREMVVLARNNLMAHERIHDQIGLRSQRGVGSTADFDQAEARLALAKNNLYTEEVNLADAEANFYSAVGMPADELVTPGTIKGEMPADLLAARQGVMDTNPLLKSAQADVQAAERQYESAKAPFYPRLDAELATTADDNVQGDEGHNNTWRAGVVMNYNLFNGMRDKARLQAAAHQINQSMDIRNNALRVLNENLSLAWNAMENARKQTPEARDYADYTARVREAYQQQFGLGQRTLLDLLDSENELFTANRRYVEVRYTEEFSMYRVISAMGDLLRRQNVVVPAEAVALSEVKSEARLPDMQ; via the coding sequence ATGCGCACACTCACCCCGCTGTGGTCAGGCATGTTCCTCGCCCTGACCGCCACGCAAATCCAGGCCATGACGCTCACGGACGCGATCCAGAGCACCCTGGACAAGCATCCCGAGCTCCTCTCCAGCGCGCAGAATCGACTGGTCGCCGATGAAGAGGTGAAAGTCGCCAAAGGCGGGTACCTACCGACCGTCGACCTGATAACCGGCGTAGGTCGGGAACAGACCGACAGCCCCACCACGCGCGAGCTCGGCGATCACAACAAGGAAACCCTGAATTACCGTGATGCCGAACTGCGCCTGCGGCAGATGCTGTTCGACGGTTTCAATACGCCCAACGAGGTGGCGCGTACCAAGGCCGTGGTCAACTCCCGTGCCTACTTCACCCTGGGCACCGCCGAGAGCCTGGCGCTACGCACCGTGGAGGTGTACCTGGACGTGCTCAAGCGCCGCGAGATGGTGGTGCTGGCCAGGAACAACCTGATGGCCCATGAGCGCATCCATGACCAGATCGGCCTTCGCAGCCAACGCGGCGTGGGCAGCACCGCCGACTTCGACCAGGCCGAGGCGCGCCTGGCCCTGGCCAAGAACAACCTCTACACCGAGGAAGTCAACCTGGCCGACGCCGAGGCCAACTTCTACAGCGCCGTGGGCATGCCGGCGGATGAACTGGTGACTCCGGGCACCATCAAGGGCGAGATGCCCGCCGATCTGCTCGCCGCGCGCCAGGGCGTGATGGACACCAATCCCCTGCTGAAATCGGCACAGGCCGACGTGCAGGCCGCAGAGCGCCAGTACGAATCCGCCAAGGCGCCTTTCTACCCGCGCCTGGATGCCGAACTGGCCACCACCGCCGACGACAACGTGCAGGGCGACGAGGGCCATAACAACACCTGGCGGGCCGGCGTGGTGATGAATTACAACCTCTTCAACGGCATGCGCGACAAGGCTCGCCTGCAGGCCGCCGCCCACCAGATCAACCAGTCCATGGACATTCGCAACAATGCCCTGCGGGTGCTCAACGAGAACCTCTCGTTGGCCTGGAACGCCATGGAAAACGCCCGCAAGCAGACACCCGAGGCGCGTGACTACGCCGACTATACCGCCCGTGTCCGCGAGGCCTACCAACAGCAGTTCGGCCTCGGCCAGCGCACCCTGCTGGACCTGCTGGACAGCGAGAACGAACTTTTCACCGCCAACCGCCGCTATGTGGAAGTGCGCTACACCGAAGAGTTCTCCATGTACCGGGTGATCTCGGCCATGGGCGACCTGCTGCGTCGCCAGAACGTCGTGGTCCCGGCCGAAGCCGTCGCCCTCAGTGAAGTGAAGAGCGAAGCCCGGCTGCCGGATATGCAGTAA
- a CDS encoding type I secretion system permease/ATPase, whose protein sequence is MTTMERTDSPRDPRQGHDDPLLDGLLILCRLHGRPASRASLSSGLPLPGQRLSPELLPRAAARAGLQGRLLRRELAAISPLNLPLLLLLKGGRSAVLTRFDGKGRALILPCEADGGEQWVPTDILALEYSGSALFARPRHELEEAHAPLVPRVTSWFRDTLRLSRWLYADAMLASLLINLLGMMVPLFVMQTYDRVVPNQATATLWVLAIGLLLGTGFDLLLRVLRANLLDSAGKKTDVVLSATLFERIIGMSIKARPATIGGFAQSIHDFQGLREFLTAVTLTSLIDLPFSVLMLLVIGLLGGPLVAIPILAFPITAIFAWIVQARLRDTVQRSLALGAERQALLIETLSGLETLKACGAESERQHRWEHTHGALTRLDSHARFLSALATNGTLFMQQLAGLAVIITGVYSIIAGNLSVGALVACYMLNSRVLAPLGQIAGLITRYQQARLTMKSTDALMSLPQEREVSQQPLEHQALKGNLEVRQVEFRYPGQNIPALNKVSLRVAAGERIGIIGRSGSGKSTLARLILGFYTPDEGQLLLDNIDLRQTDIGDLRQQIGYVSHDLPLLAGSLRDNLTLGARYVSDERMLEVAELTGVADLARQHPQGYDRPVGERGQLLSSGQRQAVLLARALLLDPPLLVLDEPTSAMDNASEEQLRQRLAVWSAGKTLILITHRSSMLALVDRLVVLDNGQVVADGPKDTVIDALRKGRIGQGIA, encoded by the coding sequence ATGACCACCATGGAACGGACTGACAGTCCCAGGGACCCACGACAGGGCCATGACGACCCGCTGCTCGACGGCCTGCTGATCCTCTGCCGCCTGCACGGCCGACCGGCCAGCCGCGCCAGCCTGAGCAGCGGCCTGCCGCTGCCGGGCCAGCGCCTGTCCCCGGAGCTGCTGCCCCGCGCGGCGGCTCGCGCCGGCCTGCAGGGCCGCCTGCTGCGTCGCGAACTTGCCGCCATCTCGCCGCTCAACCTGCCGCTGCTGCTGCTGCTCAAGGGTGGCCGCAGCGCGGTGCTGACGCGCTTCGACGGCAAGGGCCGGGCACTGATCCTGCCCTGCGAGGCCGACGGCGGCGAGCAGTGGGTGCCCACTGACATCCTCGCCCTGGAATACAGCGGCAGCGCGCTGTTCGCCCGCCCACGCCACGAGTTGGAGGAAGCCCACGCGCCGCTGGTACCAAGGGTCACGTCCTGGTTCCGCGACACCCTGCGGCTATCCCGCTGGCTCTATGCCGACGCCATGCTGGCGAGCCTGTTGATCAACCTGCTGGGCATGATGGTGCCGCTGTTCGTGATGCAGACCTACGACCGCGTGGTGCCCAACCAGGCCACCGCGACGCTCTGGGTCCTGGCCATCGGCCTGCTGCTCGGCACCGGCTTCGACCTGCTGCTGCGGGTACTGCGCGCCAACCTGCTGGACAGCGCCGGCAAGAAGACCGACGTGGTGCTCTCGGCCACACTCTTCGAACGCATCATCGGCATGTCGATCAAGGCACGGCCGGCCACCATCGGCGGCTTCGCCCAGAGCATCCACGACTTCCAGGGGCTGCGCGAATTCCTCACCGCGGTGACCCTCACCAGCCTGATCGACCTGCCCTTCTCGGTGCTGATGCTGCTGGTGATCGGCCTGCTCGGCGGGCCACTGGTGGCGATCCCGATCCTCGCGTTCCCGATCACCGCGATCTTCGCCTGGATCGTCCAGGCGCGCCTGCGCGATACCGTGCAGCGCAGCCTGGCCCTGGGTGCCGAACGCCAGGCGTTGCTGATCGAAACCCTCTCGGGCCTGGAAACCCTCAAGGCCTGCGGCGCCGAAAGCGAGCGCCAACATCGCTGGGAACACACCCACGGCGCCCTCACCCGCCTGGACAGCCATGCCCGCTTCCTCTCCGCCCTGGCCACCAACGGCACACTGTTCATGCAGCAGCTCGCCGGCCTGGCGGTAATCATCACCGGCGTCTACAGCATCATCGCCGGCAATCTCAGCGTCGGCGCCCTGGTGGCCTGCTACATGCTCAACAGCCGCGTGCTCGCACCGCTCGGACAGATCGCCGGGCTCATCACCCGCTACCAGCAGGCGCGGCTGACCATGAAATCCACCGACGCCCTGATGTCCCTGCCCCAGGAGCGCGAAGTCAGCCAGCAGCCGCTGGAACACCAGGCGCTCAAGGGCAACCTGGAAGTGCGCCAGGTGGAATTCCGCTATCCGGGCCAGAACATTCCGGCGCTGAACAAGGTCAGCCTGCGCGTGGCCGCCGGCGAGCGGATCGGCATCATCGGCCGCAGCGGCTCGGGCAAGAGCACCCTGGCGCGTCTGATCCTCGGCTTCTACACGCCGGACGAAGGCCAGTTGCTGCTGGACAACATCGACCTGCGGCAGACCGACATCGGTGACCTGCGCCAGCAGATCGGCTACGTCAGCCACGATCTGCCCCTGCTGGCCGGCAGCCTGCGCGACAACCTCACCCTTGGGGCGCGCTACGTCAGCGACGAACGCATGCTCGAAGTGGCCGAACTGACCGGCGTCGCCGACCTCGCCCGGCAACATCCGCAAGGCTACGACCGCCCCGTGGGCGAGCGCGGGCAGTTGCTCTCCAGCGGCCAGCGCCAGGCCGTGCTGCTGGCCCGCGCACTGCTGCTGGACCCGCCGCTGCTGGTGCTCGACGAACCCACCAGCGCCATGGACAACGCCAGCGAAGAGCAACTGCGCCAGCGCCTGGCGGTCTGGTCGGCGGGCAAGACGCTGATCCTCATCACCCATCGCAGCTCGATGCTGGCATTGGTGGATCGCCTGGTGGTGCTGGACAACGGCCAGGTCGTCGCCGACGGACCCAAGGACACCGTCATCGACGCCCTGCGCAAGGGCCGCATCGGTCAGGGCATCGCCTGA
- a CDS encoding HlyD family type I secretion periplasmic adaptor subunit, with amino-acid sequence MASAERPHSYFGRNNGADAEFMPEVAGAMAEDSPRATRITVWVACSLLLVALAWAHFAVLDEVTTGEGKAIPSSKVQIIQNLEGGIVSEILVREGQVVDKGTVLLRLDDTRFRSNKGETEADRLALTAKVERLSAEAEGREMVLPEEITRDAPQLAEDEQSLYRARNERLESEQRILSEQLRQKKQELAEFRSKSQQYRSSLGLIQQELNMSQPLVKSGAIAQVEILRLQRSAVETRGELEATNLAIPRAEAAVSEIERKMEESRLSFRSDAFKELNEARTELSKITSTSKAIDDRVSRTTVVSPVHGVIKQLKVNTIGGVVQPGSDLVEVVPLEDSLLIEARIRPQDVAFLHPGQKAMVKFTAYDYTIYGGLKADLELISADTIQDEEGKSFYLIQVRTEKSHLGKDDHPLLIIPGMVATVDIITGQKSVLDYLLKPVLKARQEAMRER; translated from the coding sequence ATGGCCAGCGCAGAGAGGCCCCACTCCTACTTCGGCCGCAACAATGGCGCCGATGCCGAGTTCATGCCCGAAGTGGCCGGCGCCATGGCGGAGGATTCTCCACGGGCGACCCGCATCACCGTCTGGGTGGCCTGCTCCCTGCTGCTGGTGGCACTGGCCTGGGCGCACTTCGCCGTGCTGGACGAAGTCACCACCGGCGAAGGCAAGGCGATCCCCTCCAGCAAGGTGCAGATCATCCAGAATCTGGAGGGCGGCATCGTCTCCGAAATCCTCGTTCGCGAGGGCCAGGTGGTGGACAAGGGCACAGTCCTGCTGCGCCTCGACGACACCCGCTTCCGCTCGAACAAGGGCGAGACCGAAGCCGACCGTCTGGCGCTGACGGCCAAGGTCGAACGCCTGTCCGCCGAGGCCGAAGGCCGCGAAATGGTCCTGCCCGAAGAAATCACCCGCGACGCACCGCAACTGGCCGAAGACGAGCAATCCCTCTACCGCGCGCGCAACGAGCGCCTGGAAAGCGAGCAACGCATCCTCAGCGAGCAGCTGCGGCAGAAAAAGCAGGAACTGGCCGAATTCCGCTCCAAGAGCCAGCAGTACCGCTCCAGCCTGGGGCTGATCCAGCAGGAGCTGAACATGTCCCAGCCGCTGGTGAAGTCCGGTGCCATCGCCCAGGTGGAAATCCTCCGCCTGCAGCGCAGCGCCGTGGAAACGCGCGGCGAGCTGGAAGCCACCAACCTGGCCATTCCCCGCGCCGAGGCGGCGGTATCGGAGATCGAGCGGAAGATGGAGGAAAGCCGGCTGTCGTTCCGCTCCGACGCCTTCAAGGAGCTCAACGAGGCGCGCACCGAGCTGTCGAAGATCACCTCCACCAGCAAGGCCATCGACGACCGCGTCAGCCGCACCACCGTGGTCTCGCCGGTGCACGGCGTGATCAAGCAGCTCAAGGTCAACACCATCGGCGGCGTGGTCCAGCCCGGCAGCGACCTGGTGGAAGTGGTGCCGCTGGAAGACAGCCTGCTGATCGAAGCGCGCATCCGCCCGCAGGACGTGGCGTTCCTGCATCCAGGGCAGAAGGCGATGGTCAAGTTCACCGCGTACGACTACACCATCTACGGCGGCCTCAAGGCAGACCTGGAGCTGATCAGCGCCGACACCATCCAGGATGAGGAAGGCAAGAGCTTCTACCTGATCCAGGTACGCACCGAGAAGAGCCACCTGGGCAAGGACGACCATCCGCTGCTGATCATCCCGGGCATGGTCGCCACGGTGGACATCATCACCGGCCAGAAGAGCGTGCTGGATTACCTGTTGAAACCTGTGCTGAAGGCGCGGCAGGAAGCGATGCGCGAGCGGTAA